The following coding sequences lie in one Glycine soja cultivar W05 chromosome 16, ASM419377v2, whole genome shotgun sequence genomic window:
- the LOC114389759 gene encoding uncharacterized protein LOC114389759, with product MELVENMAASDQAILHDHTYVPTKRSLLELSTQDATLVQNKLLTRQIEALIETLSKLPQQLQAISSSHSSVLQVEECPTCRGTHEPGQCASQQDPSREVNYIGILNRYGFQGYNQGNPSGFNQGATRFNHEPPGFNQGRNFMQGSSWTNKGNQYKEQRNQPPYQPPYQHPSQGPNQQEKPTKIEELLLQFIKETRSHQKSTDAAIRNLERRAQEEGKVEGEDWPEEGRTEKTEEEEKVASPPKTKSQRAREAKKEEPLALPQDLPYLMAPTKKNKERYFRRFLEIFKGLEITMPFGEALQQMPLYSKFMKDILTKKGKYIDNENIVVGGNCSAIIQRKLPKKFKDPGSVTIPCTIGKEAVNKALIDLRASINLMPLSMCKRIGNLKIDPTKMTLQLADRSITRPYGVVEDVLVKVRHFTFPVDFFIMDIEEDTEIPLILGRPFMLTANCVVDMGNGNLELTIDNQKITFDLIKAMKYPQEGWKCFRIEEIDEEDVSFLETP from the exons ATGGAGCTCGTCGAGAACATGGCGGCTAGCGATCAAGCAATCCTTCATGATCACACTTATGTTCCCACAAAAAGAAGCCTCTTGGAGCTTAGCACGCAGGACGCAACTTTGGTACAAAACAAGCTGTTGACGAGGCAGATAGAAGCCCTCATCGAAACCCTCAGCAAGCTGCCTCAACAATTACAAGCGATAAGTTCTTCCcactcttctgttttgcaggtagaAGAATGCCCCACATGCAGAGGGACACATGAGCCTGGACAATGTGCAAGCCAACAAGACCCCTCTCGTGAAGTAAATTATATAGGCATACTAAATCGTTACGGATTTCAGGGCTACAACCAGGGAAATCCATCTGGATTCAATCAAGGGGCAACAAGATTTAATCACGAGCCACCGGGGTTTAATCAAGGAAGAAACTTCATGCAAGGCTCAAGTTGGACGAATAAAGGAAATCAATATAAGGAGCAAAGGAACCAACCACCATACCAGCCACCATACCAGCACCCTAGCCAAGGTCCGAATCAGCAAGAAAAGCCCACCAAAATAGAGGAACTGCTGCTGCAATTCATCAAGGAGACAAGATCACATCAAAAGAGCACGGATGCAGCCATTCGGAATCTAGAA AGAAGAGCGCAGGAGGAGGGTAAGGTTGAAGGAGAAGACTGGCCAGAAGAAGGAAGGACAGAGAagacagaagaagaagagaaggtggCATCACCACCTAAGACCAAGAGCCAGAGAGCAAGGGAAGCCAAGAAGGAAGAACCACTAGCCCTTCCACAGGATCTCCCATATCTTATGGCACCCACCAAGAAGAACAAGGAGCGTTACTTTAGACGTTTCTTGGAAATATTCAAAGGGTTAGAAATCACTATGCCATTCGGGGAAGCCTTACAGCAGATGCCCCTCTACTCCAAATTTATGAAAGACATCCTCACCAAGAAGGGGAAGTATATTGACAACGAGAATATTGTGGTAGGAGGCAATTGCAGTGCGATAATACAAAGGAAGCTACCCAAGAAGTTTAAAGACCCCGGAAGTGTTACCATCCCGTGCACCATTGGGAAGGAAGCCGTAAACAAGGCCCTCATTGATCTAAGAGCAAGTATCAATCTGATGCCCTTGTCAATGTGCAAAAGAATTGGGAATTTGAAGATAGATCCCACCAAGATGACGCTTCAACTGGCAGACCGCTCAATCACAAGGCCATATGGGGTGGTAGAAGATGTCCTGGTCAAGGTACGCCACTTCACTTTTCCGGTGGACTTTTTTATCATGGATATCGAAGAAGACACTGAGATTCCCCTTATCTTAGGCAGACCCTTCATGCTGACTGCCAACTGTGTGGTGGATATGGGGAATGGGAACTTAGAGTTGACTATTGATAATCAGAAGATCACCTTTGACCTTATCAAGGCAATGAAGTACCCACAGGAGGGTTGGAAGTGCTTCAGAATAGAGGAGATTGATGAGGAAGATGTCAGTTTTCTCGAGACACCATAG
- the LOC114389760 gene encoding uncharacterized protein LOC114389760 produces the protein MRLNAYESSKIYNQKMKAYHDKKLQRKEFQPWQQVLLFNSRLRLFPGKLKSKWLGPFIINEVRPHGAVELGDPREENFEKKWIVNGQRLKLYNGGQLERLTTIIYLNDP, from the coding sequence ATGAGACTGAATGCCTACGAGTCATCCAAAATTTACAACCAAAAGATGAAGGCATATCATGACAAGAAGCTACAGAGGAAAGAATTCCAACCATGGCAGCAGGTATTACTCTTTAACTCAAGGCTAAGGCTATTCCCAGGTAAGCTGAAGTCCAAGTGGTTAGGGCCGTTCATAATCAATGAAGTCAGACCTCACGGAGCAGTAGAATTGGGGGACCCTAGAGAAGAGAACTTTGAGAAGAAATGGATCGTCAATGGACAACGCTTAAAGCTTTATAACGGAGGACAACTAGAGCGATTGACGACCATCATCTAC